A window of the Henckelia pumila isolate YLH828 chromosome 3, ASM3356847v2, whole genome shotgun sequence genome harbors these coding sequences:
- the LOC140891253 gene encoding formate dehydrogenase, mitochondrial produces the protein MTMKRAATSAIRAFTSSWKPAFPSLLTRGLHASPGSKKIVGVFYNANEYASKNPNFLGCVENALGIREWLESKGHQYIVTADKDGPHSELEKHIPDLHVLISTPFHPAYVTAERIKKAKNLQLLLTAGIGSDHIDLKAAADAGLTVAEVTGSNVVSVAEDELMRILILARNFLPGHHQVISGDWNVAAIAYRAYDLEGKTVGTVGAGRIGKLLLQRLKPFNCNLLYHDRLKMDPDMENQIGAKYEEDLDAMLPKCDIIVINMPLTEKTKGLFDKERIAKLKKGVLIVNNARGAIMDTQAVADACSSGHIAGYSGDVWYPQPAPRDHPWRYMPNQAMTPHISGTTIDAQLRYAAGTKDMLEAYFKGEDFFPQNYIVKDGELAPQYR, from the exons ATGACGATGAAACGTGCTGCAACTTCTGCAATTCGTGCTTTTACTTCTTCTTGGAAACCAGCTTTTCCTTCTCTTCTCACCAGAGGTCTTCAT GCTTCACCTGGAAGCAAGAAGATAGTGGGGGTATTTTACAATGCAAATGAGTACGCTTCCAAGAATCCCAATTTCTTGGGATGTGTGGAGAATGCATTGGGCATACGTGAATGGCTAGAATCCAAAGGGCACCAGTACATTGTTACTGCCGACAAAGATGGACCGCATAGTG AGCTTGAGAAACACATACCCGATCTCCATGTGCTGATAAGTACCCCCTTCCATCCTGCTTATGTGACTGCTGAAAGGATCAAGAAAGCAAAAAATCTGCAACTTTTGCTCACAGCTGGAATTGGCTCGGATCATATTGATCTAAAAGCTGCAGCTGATGCTGGTTTGACTGTGGCTGAGGTCACTGGAAGCAACGTCGTTTCAGTTGCAGAGGATGAACTCATGAGGATTCTCATTCTTGCCCGGAATTTTTTGCCTGGCCACCATCAAGTTATCAGTGGTGACTGGAATGTTGCAGCTATTGCTTACCGGGCATATGATCTTGAAGGTAAGACTGTTGGAACAGTTGGAGCTGGACGTATTGGAAAGCTTTTGCTCCAGAGACTGAAACCTTTCAACTGTAATCTACTCTACCATGATCGTCTTAAGATGGATCCGGACATGGAAAATCAAATTGGAGCCAAGTACGAGGAAGATCTTGATGCTATGCTTCCAAAATGTGACATAATTGTTATAAACATGCCTCTCACCGAAAAAACCAA AGGATTGTTTGACAAAGAAAGGATAGCCAAGCTGAAAAAGGGGGTGCTGATAGTGAACAATGCAAGAGGTGCAATCATGGATACACAAGCAGTTGCTGATGCTTGCTCCAGCGGTCATATTGCTG GCTACAGTGGAGACGTTTGGTACCCACAACCAGCTCCAAGGGATCACCCCTGGCGTTACATGCCAAACCAAGCTATGACACCTCATATATCTGGAACTACAATTGATGCACAG TTGCGTTATGCTGCTGGAACCAAGGACATGCTTGAGGCCTATTTCAAGGGAGAGGATTTTTTCCCACAAAATTATATTGTCAAGGATGGAGAGCTGGCGCCTCAGTATCGGTAG